The following DNA comes from Girardinichthys multiradiatus isolate DD_20200921_A chromosome 2, DD_fGirMul_XY1, whole genome shotgun sequence.
TTGTCATTCCTGTGAATCGCTAAACTAATATTTAGTTGTACAACCACTGTTTCTGAGAACTGTTGCAGGAAGTCGGACAACTTCTGGCACATGTGAACAGCTATTCCAGCCCAAGATGATTTGACAACATTCCACAATTCATCTGTGCTTCATGGTTTTGCCTCAGAAACAGCATTTTTGACATCACTCCACAAGTTTTCATTTGGATTAAGGCCGGGGGACTTGGTTGGCCACTACataatgtttgattttgttggtCTAAAACCAAGATGCTGCCCACTtactggtgtgtttggggtcattgtcttgttgacaCACCCATTTTTAGGGCATTTCCTCTTTGGCATAAGGCAACATGACCTCTTCAAGTATTTCGATAAAGGCAAACTGATCCTTGATCCCTTGGTCTTCAGATTGTACTCTGGTTTCAACTCAGTGTTTGGGGGTCGTCTGGCAAATTGTCTGCAGCTCTTGGACCCAAAAAGAACAATCTTACTTTCATCAGTCCATAACATGATTCATTTCTCTGTAAGCCAGTTGATGTTTTTGGAAATTTTTATTCTGGtcagcaggtttttttttttgcaggggCTTCTTGCCGATAGATTAGCTTCACACAGGCTTCTTCTAATTGTCACAGAACTCACCGTTAACTTCAGACCTTTGATCACCCTGGAGCCGATCATTGACTGAGTCTTTGCCATTCTGGCTATACTTCAGTCCATTCGATTGGTAGTCTTCTCCATCTCTCTGGTTTTGCTTTCCATCTTAAAGCATTGGAGTTCATTTTAGCTGAGCAGCCAATCATTTCTGCACAAATGTATGCACATTTGCATACGTTTTCCCCTCTCCAATCAACGTCTAAATCGAAGTACGTTGTTGTTCTGAGCAATCCCTGGAACGACCCGTTTGTGTCAGGTTTTCAGAGAGAGATGCATGTACATGTGATGGTGTGATCCTTATATAAAGGCCGCCTGCTTTTTCAGAGAAAAATGACATCAGAAATTGAACTCCACACTGCTATTTTGAACACACCTCTTTCAATAGTTTCATTTCACAAAGTTGGGAGCATGTATATAATGAATGTTGGTTCTCTATGACTCACCTACTTGTAAATTATTTGCCATGACTGATCTGGTTAGTGTAGTTGGACTGCTAttcttttgaacatttttttatgtGGAGCTGCTCAAgacttatttttttcaaataaccAACGTCAGATTTTCGAATGGAAGTATGAACTCAACATTTTGACATTTGCTCATGACTGCACCTCaaactgtttttacattttgtatgatttttttcttaagattctttgagagtgaacagactgaactttcttatggtcttaaaaataaatgtttttctactgAAAGCATATTGCATTCATCTTATTTCACATGTTGCTGAATCTTTCCTTGATCAACAGCTACATCATCTGTTCAGAACATGAACGAGAAAATCTGGTAACAGGGACTCCAATCAATCTCAGAAAAGGCACAATTATTCCCCCAAATGGCCAACTCACTCATTCTGATATGTCTGAAAATATATGCGAGCGCGCCGGGAAACGCAGAACTTGGGAGTTAAAATCAAGGAGTTTGGCACCATCTTGTGGAAGGATCTACTGTTGCATGCTCAGATGGATATTCATCTGCAGTGACTCATGCACCTTGTGCTAAGACTGTATTCTTGTGCAGGTGTATCTCAAAGTAGAATATCCTCAAAATTTTCTTTACtaattcagaaagtgaaactcagcCTCATACATACTACAGTACTGTACAGTATGTCAGTACTTGCATGGTCTCggctctttttgcatgaattactgcatcaatgcagtgtgACAGATCAGTCTGTGGCTCTGCTAAATTTaaacccaggttgctttaatagagACCATCTTCCTTAATACTCAATACAGAGAATTTAAATCAGTATCTCTGTAAAGCTTGTCGATacagggaagcatgaagtgctctgaaGTATAGTGGCACGTGCTGATTTTAGactgaataaaatacagtagACCAACAGCAGTAGCAACATGGATtgtgtgcctctccactctcaAGCAACAGTCTAGTCTTTTCTCCTAAGGCCAGATTAGACACTTATGTCTGTTTCAGGATCGGTTTAACACAGGAAATGCAACATCTATAGCCCATGACCTGAATGCATCCGTGTGGTGGCTCTTCAAGCTCTAACTGCAGCTGCAGTCCAAATCTTCTGAATCTTTTCGGGACTCTTAAATgaactttgcttcacaatcatcTCGAGGCTGCGGTCATCTCAGTTGCTTGagaactttttttctttaaccagTGATTTTCCTCCTACTAAACTTTTCATTAATATACTCTAATACAGCTctctgaacagccagcttaTTTAGCAGTGACCTTTTGTGACTTGTGAAGGTGTTAATGACTGAGTGTTGGACAACTGTTAAAAGTCAGCAGTCCTCTCTGTGATTGGTCAGGTCATGTAttaaaaatttatatatattttttatttgtcttctgTAATATTCTTGTATTACAACTGTGCCAccgggggctgcacggtggcacagttgccttgcagcaagaaggtcctgggttcgactccgggccgggggtctttctgcatggagtttgcatgttctctccgggtactccgacttcccctcacagtccaaaaaaacaagactgttcggttaattggtttctctaaaattgccctgaggtgtgaatgagtgtgtgtatggttgtttgccctgtgtgtgtctgtgttgcccagtGATGGATTGTTCCCTGCCTCCCGCTCATAGAccgctggagacaggcaccggctttcccgcgacccactatggaagaagtggtagaaaatgactaatattctcattttaaaaatctaaatttggcATTTCTGTTAACTGTAAGTAATAATCttctaaattaacagaaaaaaaaaacttggtctgtgtaattaatctataagtTTCACTATTAAGTTGAATTACTGAAGTTCATTATATTCTAATTCATGCAACTGTGGTCTAGTGAAtgccaaaacaaaatgtttccatAATCAACCACCCATGCAAGAAGAGTGTTTGCAACATTTTGcactttaatatttcttttctcCAAAACAAACATCTATTTCCCCTTCACATTTTACActattaggaaaaaaaacacctttaatAGCATAAAGGAAAGGTATGTAGAAAAGTATTAAAAGTTTTTGGATGTCTCGGTTTAATGTAAGTAGCTGCGTCTGTTACTCCAAAAcctaaaatctgaaatgttcacAAAGCAGGCAGTGAAAACAGAGTGGGCCCTAGAAAGCAGGTTAGGATAATGATTACAGTTGTAGCTGAAGTTAATGCAAGACAGCTTCAAGAAAAGAAATTCTGATCCATTCATCTTTTTTCATCCTTGATAAAACAAATTCTAGAttcttgaataaaataaaaaaacaggaaaaaaaaaaaaagaaagatgatcGACAATAACTCtgtgatagaaaaaaaaaaatcaccttttCTCCATTTAAACCAAAAATCAAGATTATTGAAAGTTTCCAAATTgatgccacacttttccggAAGACAGAGCTCTGCTGAGGTCTGTAGTATACTCTGCTATATGCATGGAGGGGAAATGTTTGATGGATTAGTTACCGATAGCTTTATTTCCCCGTTCATTAACTGCACCAACGAAGAAGCCCAACCATATTCTGCCTTGAAATGcatcaaccaacagcatgtATTTTAATACGTCTTTCgttaaataaaaattagaaaagaTTTTGCTGCATAAATAGGATTAATTTTATACTTTCATTTTTAGTTGGATTCAAAATTACCTCCATCACAGGTTCTTCAGCACGTTTTCCTCCTTTGTGTTGTAGtccttagaaaataaaaatctgagctGTCAGACTTCGAAGAAAGCAAGAAATCGGTTTCAGCCACGAAAAGCCTCAACTGCGCATGTCTCCCGATATCTGGCGACTTAATCTGCTTGAGGCCAAAGCTACTCTAATGACTCACACAGCACTCCCATAAATGAGATTTCTCAtgacatttattcaaataaacagTACAGTTTATAATTTGCTAGGATAAAATAATAACTTGAAACACATAAGAAGCATTTGGGGGACAATTCCCCAAAGAGCTGAAACTAGGGCGAAGAATGTATTTTAACGGTGGCTGACACTTTGGTGTCATCTTTCCAACTTGCATCAGTGCCTGGAAAGTTCATGTCCCCTCCAGTCAACCTCGTGAAGACTGCCACATTGCAGAAACATGAACGAGCATCTACAAACAGAGAGCTTGACAACCAGGGCAGCTGCCACACAGAACAATGCAACACCTGGAGGGGCACTGACATTTCACTGCTGAAACCTCAACCCGTGTACAAAaacgaaaaaaacaaaaacaaaacaaaacaacaaaaaaaaacacggaCTGTTATGCAAAAGTATACCAGAATTACAAAACAACCCTACGACCTTTCTGCCCTAAAATTCTCAGCTGTTTACAGATCACCGACGTCCATCAGCGCAGGCTAGTTTAAAGCAATGTTCagtcttactgcaaggcaagaGATCTCTTCAAAGCACCCGGGCAGCTAGCAACCTCATGCCACTGAGAAGTTACCTGCAGGAGTGACAGGAATGCCTGGCATACTTTGAGAGCGATCAAGCCCAATTAGAAGCACTACAAAGGTGTGCTGTCAAGTACATTCTGCTAGCCCTCTCTCACTCCTCAAGGTGCAAGCTGAGCTTTACCATGGCTAACTCAAGCCACGTTacaaagagagaaaataaaaaaaattaaataaaaaaaaaagagtgaatGTCACTCAGTTTGGCTCCTGCAAATAATTAGCAATGTCTCTAAAAAAGAATTGTGATGGTGCAACAAAAGATAAGTGCAGAGGGACATGGGGCTGGTGTGTTCCTACCTTTGAGCTGTAAAATCTTTTCCGATaccgtttcttttttttttttcttgaccgCGTACGTTCACAGAGTCATTTATGTGATCACACAAGAACATTTCTTGGGAGTTCCCTTTCAAACTAAATTGATGAGGAACTTCTGAGCAGACTAATGACAACAGGATGGATCCCTTATTGCCAATGGTTCCAAACTCCCACTGTTTATGGGAGAAGTAAACAGACTCAACCTAAATGGCAAAAGTATGTCTcagtaaagaataaatatttcaaaattatgCAAACACGTGCCACTCTTGCTCTTTAACTTCCATGCATATGGACTATttacaatttgaaaaaatacagacttgctgttttttgttctttttgtgttttttttcttcacccccccccccctccctccctccccccccccaccaGAAATGTCTTTGCCCCCTTTGCAATCAGCCCATCAATATTCAGCCATCCAAACAAGGATTTCACCAAATATTGCAGACATGGCCAGGACAATTAAAGCtgtgttgaaaacatttttcacactcatggaaagaaaactaaaacaaaattcaaaacgGTAAAGAttcacaaaagaaacaaaaaaaacaaaacaaaaaaaaagcagaagagaAAATATAGTTTAGAGGGTTACAATACAGGCCCAAAaggatttatttgtttatgatgGATTTTTCTGCTTTCTGAAGACTCCACCCTGTTACTAACAATACTGTAGTACACATTCTTTGTATTACTCTAcactttctttaaatataattcttttcaagattttttttgttaaagtaatccaggaaaaaaacaaagatgcaaAAGTGGTTGGTTGCCAAGAAGAGGCGGCAGAAGGCCCGTGCTGCCCTGTTTAATTGCATCAGCGCTCTAGTTTGTCAAGATACTCAATAGTCTGTTGCACTGGGACGTGTCCTCAATCCTCGATGTACTCccacaggtccttctcatagCCTTCATGTACGTGCTGTAGCAGCACTCTTCGCCTGCTCTCACAGTATCTACACACACAGGAACATTTTCTACAGTCCAACAAAAGCACATTTACAGCAAGTGGCAAATAAATTACAGTTCTGGTCAAAGGTTTACATCCACTCATTGGCATAAATGTCAGTAATTTGAGGATTTCGCCCATTTAAACTGTTGTTGTTGAATACATTTTCCTTTGGCTTCAGGTAAAAGTCATTACAGAAACTTGACATTCAGCCATTTTATTCCTTAGAATCGTGTCTGGGATCATTGTTCAAGTGTCTTCCATGTAGCTCATGATTTAAAGTGAGGatgaagaatttggaggtagtCCTCCACCATTCTAACTTTTTGGAAGGAACTCCTCACCTTGATTCCCCCAAACACACTTCCTGTTATTATGGCTAAATAGCTCgatctttgtctcatcttttCTCTAGCTTGTATTTGACCACGTTGAAAGTTGCAAATTTCAGTGCAGCCTGAAGgtgttgatttttgttttcgGTCTTGGGCTCTCCGTCCATGTGGATGTTAAGCTCGTCCCTCCAAGCCGTTCCACTGGTATTCTAGCAGCTTCCAGTTTATGATCCTTGAGCCTGGCTGGTTCCTGGATTATTCATGAACCTCCTAAGTACTTTCCTTCAAACTGGGTGGACAGATTGCATTAGATAATTGATTCTTAAACAAACCAGTTGTTGGAAgagaacaatgatcccaaacccCCAATAAAACTGCTTTTGGAAGCTTGCATGAAGGTTTCTAAATGGCATCAGTAAACCGACTGCTTTAAACACCCAATAccaattctgcaaagcagaaTGGTAAACTCTTCAATGATACCAGAAGCTTGTTGGTGGCTACACAAAGCATGTGGTCAAGATGTAAACTGCCaagggacatttaaccaaatattaggtTAAATGTCTCCTGGGTTAACATGACATTCATGTCCATAAGTGTATGTAAACGTTTGACCAGAACAGTATTTCACTTACCTGTACTTGTCTTGTACTTTCTGCTTGATGTCCTGCAAGGAATCCTGGGATATATCTCGCTCTAAGTAGCCAGAGAGGACCTCAGTGGCATTTTCCAGATCTGCCTGGTTGTTCTGGGGAACAGAAGTAACATCCTCAgttaacactgtttaaaaaaatgcatctaGTTCATTCCAAGAAAGACTGAAATCTTGTATATTTTGCGTTTGTGTGACTTTGCGTTGCCATTTTGGTGGTTCACAGGGTTAGCATTAAAGAACGCTTTGAGCCACCTTACCTCAAAAATAATGGACTGGTTGTTCTTCTTGAGGTAGAAGGCAAAGACGTAAGTGAACATGAGTGTAGAGCGGCACTGGCAGAGCACATCTACAGCCTTCTTCAGGAACTGCACCTCAATCCAAGACATGTTGTGCTGCTGCATCTCCTCCATCTTCTGCTTAACCTGAGCATAGAGCTTGTGCTCGAAGCGCAGACTCTGCATGTGGTTCATGTAGCGGTTGCAGTAGAACAGGTACCTCTGCAGGGCTGCCCTGGAgcgctacacacacacagtacgGGGAACTGGCTTATACTCAGGAACACATCCAAATACTGATTACTGGAAAATCTGGATCTAACCAACTGCAGAGTTTTCAAAAAACCATTGCTGCTTATTTATAGAAGTATATATACTTTTCTCCAGAGCTCTCTGTGCTTTTAGGTCAAATTTTATCATATAAATATAAACTTTTGTGCTGTAAATACGGGACCTACAAAAACCAGAAACAAGCAATAAAGAGAGAAGGAATCAAGAAAAGAAGGAATAAATTAATCAAGAAAGATGAAGGAATCAAGAAGGAAAAAAGCAAGAAACAAACAAGCTAGGTGGATTGACGGACAGACAGATGCTACTTTTAAACCacagaagagggaaaaaaaaaaaatgggcaaatgtttttccatacactattttatttttggcaGAACTGGGAaacacttttccagactgcataGAAACTCTGTAAACTGGAGATGTTGAAAACTGTAGGTACTGTACCAGCAACATGAACCCTGAAATTTCTACAGGTGTTCCACAAAACtagtttgcatgttttataCTGTTGGATATTTGTTTATGCACAAAAATCAATAGCATTAATTATATAACCTCGCAGTACATTTACttgttaaaatacttttttgttaCAAACTATGGAATCCTTATAGTGTTTTAATGTAGGAATTGTTAATCATGAAATTCTCTGGAATTAAAACAACGCTTAGGAGACTGCTGCCTCTGCATTTCTAAATGCCAGAGCCAATCAAAGAATGGCTCTGGACCAAAACATGCATATAAATGATGCATTTATGTAGTAAACCTTTCTAAGTAAAATGGGTGTCACAACGTTTGAGAGCAAATGTAGACCATAATTACCTCTTGAGCGTCTCTGGCTGCCTTGGCGTCATCTTCATTATAGCGGTTGCAGTTGTACCTGAAAGGTTCAAAGCATCAGCGGTGTTTAAGGCATACCTCTGGACACTTTTATGAACAAGGTCCTAAATGAACTCTGGTGTGTGAGAGGCCAGTGTATTTTTGATTCTGCACACTACACAGCGTATTGCCTTTTGAGAACCAGGTAATTTATCTAATGAATGATACGCCGCTACAACAACTGATTTGATCAAATATGTAAAGCTGTGGTTTCACAACTGGGAGGTgaatggaaacatttaaatgtatttaccaGGAGTCAAATTGGTATTATCTCTTTAAAAGCACCATTTATTGCATATCAGGTAACATGCAAAGTGATGCCCTTAGTTCTTACCAGGCAGAGCCATGAGGTTCCCATGGGCCCAGGCAGACCCAACAGAACTCAGCTTTGCAGTTCTGGTTACGACAAACCATGTGGTTGCAGCCGCCATCCTTCTCAATGGTCACATGACATTTTGGACACTCCTGTAAAGGCAAGGCCAGCATTGTGTTTGGTAGTTAAACTGAAGAACAGATGTTTTTAATAGAAACATCAAATGTAATTCTGAGTGCGTCTATTTAACTCCATACCTTGGTATTTGCTGCAATCCAGTTGGAAGTTTCGCTGTCATCGTCACATTTCTTAATCCATTTTCTCAGCCACTAAAAGCCAAGCGTATAAAAAGGTAAGGAATAATATTGCTCCCAGTAACTGCCTGAATCTTACATAAAGGCAAAAGGACAACCTCTGTGTGTGCATTTTTGTATTTCCTTTCAGCGTACCTTACACTTCACAGGATCATGCCAGTTCTCTCCACAGTTGAAACTGCAGTAACAGGACATACATCAACCTAAATGCCAACAACAGGTCATCGGCTTGTATTCTGTGACAGTTTACTCTTCTTACCAGAACTGACGACCACACTTGCATCTCACTGGCTTGGCATCTGGATACTGGACTTTGACAACGTGATGGCAGTCCGGTGCAGGGCACCACTTTAACAGTCGATTGCACTTTAAGGagtaatgaaaaagaaagagattgttttgtttttatagattGCCAATTAAACTGTAACTTTAAACTTTCCTCAAAGCTCTCTACGGAGGACAACTCTGAGTACAGTTATGTAGAGTTTTACACAAACAGTTAGGTGGTTATCTAGTATAAGGGAAACTTCTACTAGTTTatctcagagaaaaaaaacagatggatACAGATGTTTTGAAGCCtacaaactaaaaaaagaaaatatctgcGTGGGCTCTACTTGTTATTACCTGTAAACCTACATCTTCCTTTCGCTGTGAGCGGCATAGCTGTTCTCAATGTGTACTAAACTGACATTCATGTAGATCTGATTGTTTGTGTAGAATACCAATAGATGTATTTTAAATTCAAGAactatttatttcatgtttcttCTTTTCAAATGTACTCAGGTCATTAACCTGGAAGTTGCACGGGAAAGCTCAAGCATTTTTGCATTTCTGATCAAACAAGAAATCTTACCTCAACAAAACTATTCGTGATTAAATGCTGGTACTTCAACTTTACTTTTGAATCTGTTATGAGGCGCCTGTGGAAACATTCAAATCAACCATTAGCCCTCATtagaagagacaaaaaaaaagaaaaaaaaagaaatcatgttaAATATGCACAGACTTGTAAGCAGATATTATTTTAGTTGCTTACCAAAACTTAAATGTATCATTTATACAGTGAATACAATGatttacaatgtacaacatAACATACAATACGTATAAAATCATTTTGCACacaatttaaggttttaacagtaaaaactactttgctggttttaaaATTGGAATAAATCCCAAGTTGCATCAAGCATCACAAAGTTaaatctgaatgttttcagTGAAGGACTTTATCAGCCACATCTTCCGCCAGATATGACAATCAAAGCTGAGCAAAAATAtacaacataaaacacaaatatgcaCAAACATACTCACATGACTGTGTTGTCATCAACCAAAATGTCACAACTATGAGCAGGACAAGAAATGGTCTGAGAAGACAGCatagaaagaaaaccattagTTGGCTGATAAAAACTACGACTTTAAGAGTGACATTGAGGGTAACAACTTGGCTAACTACACTGTTTGTAGCTAGTAGATGTAGTAGTTTtccttatttagttttttttccccctcaatTCTCCTTCCTGACACAGAAGTAGGTGTGGATCCCCAATCCAAGACACTTTCCAAAGTCAGTGTGAAATTGATGACAAGCttttactaaaaataaataatgatgcaGCAATAAGATCAGCCACAGCTCGGAATCGGCCGATCTGCAATTGATTGACTGAGTGCTTATAGGTGGgtcaacattaaaaaaaaagttatttgtattttttcaaaTGCAGAAAAGCTTAGAACTCCCTCCACTTTCGGTCtataaacatttaacaaaaacacgTCTTTgctaaacattttaacattaataaaaaatttgaaacatGTATAATTGGCTGCATTAAAtaagtcctttgttttctgttggattcaaaactactacCTCAGTCAAAGAAGCTGcagtacattttcttttttctatgaaataacaaaactggtcaaaatcagaatcagtatGTCAgatctaaatgaaaaaaaaagaagtaattattcagttaaaaaactggaaaaaaaaaacaaaaaactgttgctGACAAAGAAAAGTTTGATATCTTAACAAATGGATCTTAGAAGGTACCTGTCCCATTCCTTCCTCTATGATTTTGGTAGTCAAATAATCTCCCCAGCACTGCATGCAGAACTTGTGTCCACACTCCAGGCCTGTAAAGTACTGGGACAAAGGCATCCAACAGTTAAAATGTGCAGCCTTAGTCACCAAGCAAGCAGTACCTTTTAAAATCAAGCTGTTCTTAAGAAAAATGTGAAGGTATGCCAAAAAAACTCAGTTTTCACAAATAACTGAACTAGATCAAAGTGGAAACTGAGATTTGCCGACatcttaaaataaaagacaaaattgtACTCCATAATAAAGAGTATTTATGACTAATACTACAACGCTCAATACAATTTCTATTTCCAgaaaagcttt
Coding sequences within:
- the arih1 gene encoding E3 ubiquitin-protein ligase arih1; this translates as MDSDEGYNYEYDDEDECSEDSGEEEPEDDTLELGDVELVDPVVAGGERDEGGETGVGGHGPGEEEEEDYRFEVLTAEQILQHMVECIREVNEVIQNPATITRILLSHFNWDKEKLMERYFDGNLDKLFSECHVINPSKKPRIRPPINTRSSAQDMPCQICYLNFPNSYFTGLECGHKFCMQCWGDYLTTKIIEEGMGQTISCPAHSCDILVDDNTVMRLITDSKVKLKYQHLITNSFVECNRLLKWCPAPDCHHVVKVQYPDAKPVRCKCGRQFCFNCGENWHDPVKCKWLRKWIKKCDDDSETSNWIAANTKECPKCHVTIEKDGGCNHMVCRNQNCKAEFCWVCLGPWEPHGSAWYNCNRYNEDDAKAARDAQERSRAALQRYLFYCNRYMNHMQSLRFEHKLYAQVKQKMEEMQQHNMSWIEVQFLKKAVDVLCQCRSTLMFTYVFAFYLKKNNQSIIFENNQADLENATEVLSGYLERDISQDSLQDIKQKVQDKYRYCESRRRVLLQHVHEGYEKDLWEYIED